The nucleotide sequence GCGGCGACTTGGTGAAAGACGATCCGCTCCCCGAGGTTGTGAAGGGCAGAAAGTCGAGGGGGCAAGGGGGTGAGAAGCTGTGATTCAGGAAAAAGAGCTTTTGGTGCGCCAGGCCCTGAACGAGGTCAAGGATCCAGAAATCCCGACCCTTAGTATCGTCGAACTGGGAATGGTGTACAGCGTGGAGGCGGGCGAGGAGGAGGTCCGGGTGCGCCTGATGCCCACCTTTGTGGGATGCCCCGCCCTGGATATCATTCGCCGGGATGTGGAGAATAAGGTGCAGTCCGCCACCGGAATCCCGGTGAAGGTGGACTACGTGCTTGACGAGCCGTGGACAACCGAGCGGATCACCCCTGAGGGGCGGGAACATTTGGCGTCGTTTGGCATTGCCCCCCCCATGGCCGAGTGGTGGGAGAAACCGCCCTGTCCCTTCTGCGGGGCTCCGGAGACGGAAGTGGAAAACTTGTTTGGACCCACGGCTTGCCGGGCGATCTATTACTGCACCCGGTGTCGCCAGCCTTTCGAGGGGTTCAAACCGGTGTGACGGCAGCGATCCATTGACCTGGCCCCGGACAGGGGCCTTTCTTATTCGTGACAATGGATGGTGGCCGCCGGGCCCCACTGTGCGATTGACACCGGGAATTCAGTTATATTATCATGAAAACAAGCAAGCGATTGTTAATTGTTCGTGACGCCAATCTGACAATCTTTTTTGGCGTCGGAGCTGAGGAAAGGAGGCGAAGGCTGTGGCGCGAAGGGGGCGCAAGGAACAGATCCTGGCGGCGTCCGAGCGTTTGTTCAGTGAAAAAGGGTATCACGGGACGACGATTCGGGATATCGCCGAGGCCAGCGGCATCCTTTCCGGGAGCCTGTACGCCCACATCGATTCCAAAGAGGACCTGCTCTTTGAGATCGTTAACCAGGGTGCGGACAATTTTCTCGGGGCCTTAGAGCCGATCGTCGCGTCGCCTGGGAATCCCGAAGAAAAGCTGCGCCGGGGACTCGCGGCGCACATTCGGGTGGTGGGGGAACACCTGCACGCGGCGAAAGTCTTTCTTCACGACTGGCGGGCGCTCAGTGATGAACGCAGGCAGATCATTCTCGAAAAGCGGCGCAGGTACGAGGCCCTGTGGGGCGCACTGTTGGAAGAAGGAATCCAAGCCGGGGTTTTTCGACCAGTTCACCCGAAGTTTGCCCAACTTGTGATTCTATCTGTGGCGAACTGGGTGTATCAATGGTATGACCCCGAAGGTCCTTTGGGTCCCGATGAGATTGCTGATCAGTTCGCGAGAATTCTCCTGGAGGGGCTGAACCAGTCGAGCTAACGTTCTTTGACCCGGGCATCCCACATTCTGATGGGGAGGTGAGGTGGAGGCGCGAAGGTTTGTTACATTGGATCACCCAAGCTGCGGAGTTTGCGCCGCATTCGGAAACCTGTACCACAAGTTCGCATGGAAAAGGGGATGCCTATGTTTCAGCCTGAACTGGAGACGATGGATCGCAGCCGGCTACAGGCCCTTCAAGGAGAACGCCTCGCCAAGACAGTAGAACGCGTGTACCACCGGGTACCCTTCTACCGCCGGCTGTTGGACGAGCGCGGGATTCGGCCCGGGGATATTCGCCGGGTCGAGGACGTGGTGAAACTGCCCTTCACCAAAAAAACCGATTTGCGGGAGCACTATCCCTTTGGTCTGTTCGCGGCAGACCGAAAGGAGTTGTCCCGGATCCACGCATCGTCGGGCACCAAGGGAAAGCCGACGGTAGTGGGGTACACCCAGAATGATATCACAAATTGGTCGGAATGCATGGCCCGGGCGATCATTACAGCGGGAGGAAGGCCCGGCGATACCTTTCACGTGGCCTTTGGCTACGGATTGTTCACCGGAGGCCTCGGTTTGCATTACGGGGCGGAGCGGGCGGGAATGGCGGTCATCCCCGTTTCCGGCGGCAGTACACCGCGCCAAATCAGTCTCATCGAGGACCTCCAGCCCCGGGGGATTTGTGGAACGCCGTCGTATGTACTGAATATTGCCGAAACCATGATCGCCATGGGGAAAGATCCCCGAAAAACCAGTCTCGAGTACGGCATCTTTGGAGCCGAGCCTTGGTCTGAAGAGATGCGGCAGATGCTGCAGGATTATTTTGGCATAAAAGCGCTGGACATTTATGGGCTGTCCGAAGTGATGGGTCCAGGGGTGGGGATCGAGTGTTACGAGGCCCAAGATGGTCTGCACGTGGCGGAAGACCATTTTCTCGTGGAGGTCATTGATCCCATCACCCATGAACCGTTGCCTTACGGAGAAACCGGGGAATTGGTGTTCACCACGTTGACGAAAGAGGCCATTCCGCTGCTTCGTTACCGGACGGGAGACATCGCCAGTTTAAACCCCGAGCCCTGCCGGTGTGGGCGCACCCATATCCGGATGTCCCGAATCAAGGGGCGCCTAGACGACATGCTGATCGTCCGCGGGGTGAATGTCTTCCCCTCTGAGTTGGAAACGGCGGTGCTCAGCGTCGACGAATTGTCCCCCCATTACCGAATCGTCGTGGACCGGGAAGGAACGCTGGATGAGCTCACCGTGGAGGTGGAGATTCAGCCGAGCTTGCTTCAGGACATGGGGGGCAAGTTCGACCCGGATCATGAATCGCTCGTCAACCTTTCCCGGCGGGTCAGTCACCTGTTGAAACAGACGGTGGGCGTCACGACCCGGGTGGACCTCAAAGAACCGGGAACTTTGCCCCGCAGCGAAGGAAAGGCTGTTCGGGTGGTGGATCGGCGGAAATTGTATGGCTAAAATGTTCCGATGAATCAGGAGGCGATAGATTTGGTGAAACTTATTGCACTGTACCGCCAGCCCGGGGATCGGGATGCCTTCGACCGGCATTATCGCGAAGTGCATACGCCTTTGGCGGAGAAGATGCCAGGGCTTCAGAAGCTGGAAGTCACGCGGATTGTCGGCGATCCCATGGGCGGAGCGTCGGAATGGTATCTGATGGCGGAGCTGTATTTTGCCGACCGCCAGACCCTGGACGCGGCCATGGCCTCACCCGAGGGGAAGGCGGCCGCCAAAGATTTGATGGGCTTTGCCGGGAAGATTGTCACCATGGTCGTCGGCGAGGTGAAGGAAGGGTGAACCCGGCGTATGAGACGGTGGAATACGCCCGGGAGGGCCGGGTGGCCCGGATTGTTCTCAATCGGCCGG is from Kyrpidia tusciae DSM 2912 and encodes:
- a CDS encoding phenylacetate--CoA ligase family protein, with translation MFQPELETMDRSRLQALQGERLAKTVERVYHRVPFYRRLLDERGIRPGDIRRVEDVVKLPFTKKTDLREHYPFGLFAADRKELSRIHASSGTKGKPTVVGYTQNDITNWSECMARAIITAGGRPGDTFHVAFGYGLFTGGLGLHYGAERAGMAVIPVSGGSTPRQISLIEDLQPRGICGTPSYVLNIAETMIAMGKDPRKTSLEYGIFGAEPWSEEMRQMLQDYFGIKALDIYGLSEVMGPGVGIECYEAQDGLHVAEDHFLVEVIDPITHEPLPYGETGELVFTTLTKEAIPLLRYRTGDIASLNPEPCRCGRTHIRMSRIKGRLDDMLIVRGVNVFPSELETAVLSVDELSPHYRIVVDREGTLDELTVEVEIQPSLLQDMGGKFDPDHESLVNLSRRVSHLLKQTVGVTTRVDLKEPGTLPRSEGKAVRVVDRRKLYG
- the paaD gene encoding 1,2-phenylacetyl-CoA epoxidase subunit PaaD — protein: MIQEKELLVRQALNEVKDPEIPTLSIVELGMVYSVEAGEEEVRVRLMPTFVGCPALDIIRRDVENKVQSATGIPVKVDYVLDEPWTTERITPEGREHLASFGIAPPMAEWWEKPPCPFCGAPETEVENLFGPTACRAIYYCTRCRQPFEGFKPV
- a CDS encoding EthD family reductase; amino-acid sequence: MVKLIALYRQPGDRDAFDRHYREVHTPLAEKMPGLQKLEVTRIVGDPMGGASEWYLMAELYFADRQTLDAAMASPEGKAAAKDLMGFAGKIVTMVVGEVKEG
- a CDS encoding TetR/AcrR family transcriptional regulator, which gives rise to MARRGRKEQILAASERLFSEKGYHGTTIRDIAEASGILSGSLYAHIDSKEDLLFEIVNQGADNFLGALEPIVASPGNPEEKLRRGLAAHIRVVGEHLHAAKVFLHDWRALSDERRQIILEKRRRYEALWGALLEEGIQAGVFRPVHPKFAQLVILSVANWVYQWYDPEGPLGPDEIADQFARILLEGLNQSS